One window of the Streptococcus parasanguinis ATCC 15912 genome contains the following:
- a CDS encoding VanZ family protein, producing the protein MRNLKQGLMDHTELTKRGRRLLRSGSFFYFILLCLMCFLPQQPEPGMETPGIQHFGRIVVLLVPLNSVMNLGQITSVLQLIKVILQNIANIFLLSPLVFQLLWLWPWLRSRKRVLCFGFVMSLWIECSQVLLDLLFDANRVFELDDLWTNTLGAYLAYLGFQYFRARLLAKNGEM; encoded by the coding sequence ATGCGCAACCTTAAACAAGGGCTGATGGATCATACAGAACTAACAAAAAGAGGAAGAAGGCTGTTACGGAGTGGCAGCTTCTTCTATTTTATCCTTTTGTGTCTGATGTGTTTTTTGCCCCAACAGCCAGAGCCAGGTATGGAAACACCGGGTATTCAACATTTCGGTCGCATCGTCGTCCTGCTGGTTCCTCTTAATTCGGTGATGAATCTTGGTCAGATCACCAGTGTCCTCCAACTCATTAAGGTCATTCTCCAAAACATAGCCAATATCTTTTTGTTAAGCCCGCTGGTCTTTCAACTCCTCTGGCTATGGCCCTGGTTGAGGAGTCGCAAACGGGTCTTGTGCTTTGGATTTGTTATGAGCTTGTGGATTGAATGCAGCCAAGTTCTGTTAGATCTCTTGTTTGATGCCAATCGTGTCTTTGAGCTAGATGATTTGTGGACCAATACCTTAGGGGCTTATCTGGCTTATTTAGGCTTTCAGTATTTCCGAGCACGATTGCTGGCAAAAAATGGGGAAATGTAA